GGAAATACTACAGATTATTATATAAATGATGTACCACTTAAAATGAAAGACTATACTGACAGGATTAGTAGTTTAATAAGCAAAGATGATTTTAAATTGTTGTCTAATCCACTTCATTTTAGTTCTAACTTAAGTTGGAAAGACAGAAGAGACGTACTGTTTCAGTCGTTTGGTAGTGTAACTGATGATGAGATTATACAAGCTAATCCAGATTTAAAATATTTGAATTTAGATAATTACAGTATAGACGAAATTGCAGCAATGAACAAAGCTACTAGAAGCAGGCTGAACGACGAACGAAAAGAACTGCCCATAAGGATTGATGAACTATCTAAGTCTAAAAAGGATTATGATTATGAAGCATTAGAATTTCAAAGAAGGTTTTTACAACCTACCCTAGAGGGGGTTATTAAAGAAATTCAAGGAATTGCTAAAAATTCAGCAGAATTAAAAGCAACACAAGATCAAATTCAAAAGCTATATGATGAAAAGACCGAAATAGAAGACCAGGTAAGCAAAGAATATCTGAAAGCATACGACGAGTACAACGAAGTTCAAATGCAAATCAAAGAAAAGCAAAATGCACTAGAACTAGCTAAACAAAGAGAATCAGTAAAAGAAAATAAAATAAAACTGCTAGATTATGAAATTCAAGAACACGAAAAAAAACTAGAATATTTGCGAGATGAGTGGATTTCAAAGAATGCAGAAGAATTTGACCAGGATACCTTGTTATGTCCAACTTGTAGGCAAGAATATCCTGAGGATAAAGCATTAGAGTTACAAGAGATGTTTAATCTAAACAAATCTAAAGAACTTGAAAGAATTACCGAAAAAGCAAACAAAACAAAACTGATAATCGATAAAGCTAACGAACAGAAGATAGAAATCAATGCAGAACACCAAGAAAATATTGTTCTGGAAGAAATTGAATCACTTCCAAGGCCAGAAAAAGTATACCCACAAAGATACTACGATATAGACAGCAAAATTAAAGACATCTCACAGAGCGAAAAAACAGCTTCTAGGGACACAAAAGACTTAGAGGATAGGAAGGCTAGGATAGAAAACGAAATAAGGGAACTGGATGTGAAACTGACTTCCAGGGAAGAAAATGAATCAATAGACAGACGCATAGAAGAGTACAAGATAAAAGAAAAAGAAATAGCACAATTATACGAAGAAGCTGAAAGAATGCTTTACCTGGTAGAAGAGTATCTGAAAGTTAAAGCTGAGCTTGTTAGTAATTCTATAAACAGCCATTTCAAAGGTATAGAGTTTAAGTTATTTGATGTACAAGAAAATGGCGGGATATCTGAAACGTGTGAGCCACTTATTGATGGAGTTCCATACAGTGATGCTAACAATGCGGCAAAGATAAATGCAGGACTAGAAGTTATAAAAGTGTTGTCCAGGATAAAAGAGTTATCAATACCGATTTTTATAGATAATGCTGAATCGGTAAACGAGATATTAGAGACTGAAAACCAACAGGTTAGATTAGTAGTAAGCAATGATAATGAATTAAAGATAAATTAGGAGGTTTGAATATGTTAGATGTAGATTTAATGGATATTGGTGCTAAAATAATGGGCATTTGTGATAATGAAGGACTGCAGTATGATTTCTTAATGCATAATTTTCCTATAATTGCAAGAATAACACCCACAGAACAAAGACTTGACCAAATGACGTTATTAGACGATGAAGATGAAAATGATTTTGTAAATGGAGAAATACTTTTTATTTTTGCTGATGAATTAACAGTTCAAATAAAGAATGATTTTATAATTTCTGATGATTTGATGAATAAACTAAAAAATAATGCAAAGAAAATGCATTATATATTTCTACAGAAGTATTTTAAGGATAGAAAAGAACGAGAAAACAATAAAACTAAAAACATAAATATTACACCACTGCAAATCCAGGAGGCTAAATAAAATGACAAATATAGTAAAAGCAGAAGACAAATTTATAACTGAAAAATCAATGACGGATGTTGTTCATAACAGGATTATTTCACTTCAATCTCAAAATGCAATAGATATGCCTACAAATTACAGTTTCAGCAATGCTCTTAAGTCAGCGTATTTGATACTTTCAGAGCAGAAGATGACGGATAAAAAAACTCCGGTTCTACAAGGGTGTAGTCAAGAGTCAGTGGCAAATGCATTATTAGATATGGTAGTTCAAGGATTAAACCCAAGCAAAAATCAGTGCTACTTTATACCTTATGGAAATCAATTGACACTTCAAAGGTCATACCTAGGCACTATAGCTCTTACTAAGAGACTTCCAGGTGTGACAGATGTAAAAGGTTATGCTATTTATCAAGCTGATAAATTAGAATTAGGCTTTGACTTCGTTACTGGAAAAACTACTGTAAAAGAGTTTATTCCGTCTACTGATAGAGATCCAACAAAATTAAAAGGTGCTCTGGGATTAATCATTGGTGAAAAAGACATCTTGCATGTAGAGTACATGGATATTAATCAAATCAAGGCTGCATGGTACCAGGGCTCAATGAAAGGCAACTCAGGTGCTCATAAGAATTTTAGTGATCAGATGGCGATTAAAACAGTTATAAATAGAGCTTGTAAGACTTATGTTAATACAGCTGATGACAGTGATAAGATAGCCCCTCTTATGAGCAAGTCTATTGAAGTAGTTGACAACGAAATGCAACAAGAGATAGAAGAAAATGCTGGAACTTTAGAAATTGAAGGGGAAATAGTTGATGTTGAAACCGGTGAAATATTAGATACTGAAGATACAAAGAAAGCACCGTTCTAATGAAGATTACATTATTAGCAAGTGGAAGTTCCGGAAATGCTTATAAGGTCAACACAGGTGAGACTACACTCTTAATTGAGTGTGGTCTGCCTTACAAAAAACTACAAGAAAAACTAAAGTACAAGATGACAGAATTAGATGCATGTTTAGTAACTCATGAGCATATGGATCATGCAAAAGCAAGTCAAAAACTTATTGAGAATGGCATTGATTTATACATGACAAATGGCACAGCAGAAGCTTTGAATTTAAATGGCCATAGACTTCATACATTTAGTAAGAATAGTATTGGATATGAACCAAAGGAGATTAAAGACACTACAGTTATTGCTTTCAAAGCAGTTCATGATGTAAGAGAACCAGTCAATTTCTACATTAAGGATAATA
The sequence above is a segment of the Peptoniphilaceae bacterium AMB_02 genome. Coding sequences within it:
- a CDS encoding AAA family ATPase produces the protein MQIILKELHLQNFKGIKDLKINFLGGVNKIQGRNGTGKTTLFDAYMWLLWGTDSLDRTDFGIKTYVKGGDTLHGVDHTVTGVIEVYGQEIKLSKTYKEVWTKKRGSTEAERTGNTTDYYINDVPLKMKDYTDRISSLISKDDFKLLSNPLHFSSNLSWKDRRDVLFQSFGSVTDDEIIQANPDLKYLNLDNYSIDEIAAMNKATRSRLNDERKELPIRIDELSKSKKDYDYEALEFQRRFLQPTLEGVIKEIQGIAKNSAELKATQDQIQKLYDEKTEIEDQVSKEYLKAYDEYNEVQMQIKEKQNALELAKQRESVKENKIKLLDYEIQEHEKKLEYLRDEWISKNAEEFDQDTLLCPTCRQEYPEDKALELQEMFNLNKSKELERITEKANKTKLIIDKANEQKIEINAEHQENIVLEEIESLPRPEKVYPQRYYDIDSKIKDISQSEKTASRDTKDLEDRKARIENEIRELDVKLTSREENESIDRRIEEYKIKEKEIAQLYEEAERMLYLVEEYLKVKAELVSNSINSHFKGIEFKLFDVQENGGISETCEPLIDGVPYSDANNAAKINAGLEVIKVLSRIKELSIPIFIDNAESVNEILETENQQVRLVVSNDNELKIN
- a CDS encoding recombinase RecT, which produces MTNIVKAEDKFITEKSMTDVVHNRIISLQSQNAIDMPTNYSFSNALKSAYLILSEQKMTDKKTPVLQGCSQESVANALLDMVVQGLNPSKNQCYFIPYGNQLTLQRSYLGTIALTKRLPGVTDVKGYAIYQADKLELGFDFVTGKTTVKEFIPSTDRDPTKLKGALGLIIGEKDILHVEYMDINQIKAAWYQGSMKGNSGAHKNFSDQMAIKTVINRACKTYVNTADDSDKIAPLMSKSIEVVDNEMQQEIEENAGTLEIEGEIVDVETGEILDTEDTKKAPF
- a CDS encoding MBL fold metallo-hydrolase, yielding MKITLLASGSSGNAYKVNTGETTLLIECGLPYKKLQEKLKYKMTELDACLVTHEHMDHAKASQKLIENGIDLYMTNGTAEALNLNGHRLHTFSKNSIGYEPKEIKDTTVIAFKAVHDVREPVNFYIKDNTTNEKVVFITDTAYILYKIPPVDYLMIECNYVQSIIDEEVQNGKIHLDLRNRIVKNHLSLERLLDFFKNYNLSKTKAIYLLHLSSNNSDQKMIYNAVAKATGKQIYFS